One window of the Shewanella maritima genome contains the following:
- a CDS encoding efflux transporter outer membrane subunit, whose product MNKRKLTLAIALLLSGCSMTPEYDVEQVMTVDKVYLHQSNTTDVAASESHWWSSFNDPQLNLLIEQVQQQNLTIEVAAQRIQAAKAYQQAVSSFSIPTVSLGAGGFSYGISEKDPLLGDMVSGIQNPLNGQQLELIDKDQYGFMVGANISWEMDVFGKLDALSQAASIRLEQAEILQQGIVTLITTDLIHNYLQYRGAQERLAIAKQNIDEQQQTLEMVTSLVDAGYGSDLDLAKARAALAGVKASQVVFETAEKVHLYRIATLLGQHPSTVLDKFSAAELPVVTGKIPVGLPSDLLKRRTDIAFAERDMAAINQELGASIAAQYPSFYITASPATLAKNADDLFSSGSSAWLGFAGVTWDVFDGGRGDAMVELQQARFEQARLRYKQTVNDAFNEVETTLMTYGNSLMFHKQLAEAAEQSSKAVAKAKSLYKAGLIDYLQVLDAQRQDNQVKDAIVLAKLNVANNLLLVNKALGGDWQVPADTQTLAQAH is encoded by the coding sequence ATGAACAAGCGTAAACTCACATTGGCTATAGCCTTGCTACTTAGCGGTTGTAGCATGACACCTGAATATGACGTTGAGCAGGTAATGACGGTAGATAAAGTATATCTACATCAATCAAATACCACAGATGTTGCTGCAAGTGAGTCTCACTGGTGGTCTAGTTTTAACGATCCGCAACTCAATTTACTGATTGAGCAGGTTCAGCAGCAAAACTTAACCATAGAAGTTGCCGCCCAACGTATTCAAGCGGCAAAGGCTTATCAACAAGCGGTGTCGTCGTTTAGCATTCCAACCGTATCATTGGGAGCTGGCGGTTTTTCTTACGGCATATCTGAGAAAGATCCACTATTAGGTGACATGGTTTCCGGCATTCAAAACCCGCTCAATGGTCAGCAATTGGAGCTGATTGATAAAGACCAGTATGGCTTTATGGTAGGCGCCAATATCAGCTGGGAAATGGATGTATTTGGCAAGCTAGACGCATTAAGCCAAGCTGCCAGTATTCGCCTTGAGCAAGCCGAGATTTTGCAGCAAGGCATAGTCACCTTGATTACCACAGACTTAATCCATAACTATTTACAATATCGTGGCGCTCAAGAGCGACTGGCTATCGCGAAGCAAAATATCGACGAGCAGCAACAAACATTGGAGATGGTGACAAGCTTGGTGGATGCGGGTTACGGCTCAGACTTAGACCTTGCCAAAGCTAGGGCGGCACTGGCTGGTGTTAAAGCAAGTCAGGTCGTGTTTGAAACAGCTGAGAAAGTGCACTTGTATCGTATCGCCACTTTACTTGGCCAACATCCAAGTACAGTGCTAGATAAGTTTTCAGCGGCCGAGCTTCCTGTGGTAACAGGTAAAATACCTGTTGGCTTGCCGTCAGATTTGCTCAAACGCAGAACCGACATCGCCTTTGCCGAGAGAGATATGGCAGCAATTAACCAAGAGCTTGGGGCGAGCATTGCAGCACAATACCCAAGCTTTTACATTACGGCATCGCCAGCAACGCTAGCAAAGAATGCCGACGACCTGTTTAGTTCAGGCTCTAGTGCATGGCTAGGGTTTGCAGGTGTCACCTGGGATGTGTTTGACGGTGGCCGTGGTGATGCCATGGTCGAGCTGCAACAAGCAAGGTTTGAACAAGCAAGGTTACGCTATAAGCAAACGGTGAACGATGCATTTAATGAGGTCGAAACCACCTTAATGACTTATGGCAATAGCTTGATGTTCCATAAACAACTCGCCGAGGCAGCCGAGCAATCAAGTAAAGCTGTCGCCAAAGCAAAAAGTTTGTACAAAGCTGGGTTAATTGACTACCTACAAGTACTCGATGCTCAGCGTCAAGACAATCAGGTAAAAGATGCCATTGTGCTGGCTAAGCTTAATGTCGCCAATAATTTATTACTGGTAAATAAAGCGCTAGGCGGTGATTGGCAGGTGCCCGCCGATACACAAACTCTTGCTCAAGCACACTAA
- a CDS encoding outer membrane beta-barrel protein, whose amino-acid sequence MKTQSFKTLAIATALMATSSVANAVEIDFFAGAGVGYQMDTVEGAVNKDTEGEAWQGRIGMLIEQQHRITGTFSYMEDKFNQGGSQYKQEQYSWLASYDYLIPVHKDVNLFVGVTAGANDNKIGGKSSADFVWGGQAGVQYKWTEHFSSDLGYRYLAQDYDKNGIEISDSQQIYLTFDYKF is encoded by the coding sequence ATGAAAACGCAATCATTCAAAACACTAGCCATAGCCACAGCATTAATGGCAACTAGCTCTGTCGCCAATGCCGTTGAAATTGACTTCTTTGCGGGTGCCGGTGTGGGTTACCAAATGGATACGGTTGAAGGCGCAGTTAATAAAGATACCGAAGGTGAAGCGTGGCAAGGCCGCATTGGTATGTTGATTGAACAGCAGCACCGTATTACTGGTACTTTTAGCTATATGGAAGATAAGTTTAATCAGGGCGGCTCTCAATATAAGCAGGAGCAATACAGCTGGTTGGCCAGTTATGATTATTTAATTCCTGTACATAAAGACGTTAACCTATTCGTCGGTGTCACCGCGGGTGCCAATGACAACAAGATTGGTGGTAAATCATCGGCAGATTTTGTTTGGGGTGGTCAAGCTGGTGTGCAATACAAGTGGACGGAGCATTTCTCAAGCGACTTAGGCTATCGCTACCTTGCTCAAGACTATGACAAAAATGGCATCGAAATTAGTGATAGTCAGCAAATCTACCTGACGTTTGACTACAAGTTCTAA
- a CDS encoding efflux RND transporter permease subunit, with the protein MNLAEFAIRQRVFVVFFTVLATIAGIYSYFDLGKLEDPSFTVKTAVVVTLYPGASASEVEQLVTDTVETKLQEMGSLKTLRSLSKPGVSMIFVDLVSELPSDALPQQWDLLRRKVTDIKLLLPPEAQISVVQDEFSEVYGMLFAIHSQDAPSHQLKDYAKELQRRLKAVSGIKKIELHGVQNRVVHIDISDERIAESGLSAAQVINQLNSQNMPLDSGSFKMGIERLRVAQTGAFTDIEDIKNVMIKSGVGQLSTGLIRLGDISDIYYDYQKPALTQSRYNGEPAITLAVSPVNGINVVSLGDELTQIINDFQAELPVGVNISTIAFQPEEVHDSITTFINNLLESIAIVVVVLMLFMGWQSALIVGASLLLTILSTLIFMNFAGIDLQRVSVGSFILALGMLVDNAIVIADMFSSKLKQGKARLAAATESVGETALPLLGATLIAIMGASPVIFSTTDASEFAISVVQILASSMLLSWVIAMTFTPLMCWLFIKTPEQSDESKPSKFKTVFTRVITWTINNPKRTIASAALAVALTLVIAPLVKVNFIPTSDREMVFLDYWLPNGSQTEQASKDMLVIEKWLIERPEVESIASYIGASAPRFSVTVEPEPLDSSYGQILINTHDFQSIETLVSEGNQWLAQHFPQAQPRFRALKLATKDKFSIEVRYSGPDPKVLHELSSQAQQVLQQHPNTRYVRDDWRQESKVLVPIINQEKARLAGVNRADISLAIKRATDGFTVGQLRQEDTLLPIIMRSPNSSIDDMGDIPVRSLLGVHSVPLSHVVDGFEVRGEQSMLWRRDRVPTLTVQAGVHGETIGKVRNQISAQIEAIALPPGYTMEWGGEYADEQEAIDDILLQTPKAFLIMVIILVALFGAFKQPLIILTTVPLAAIGVCWSLLLLDKPFGFMALVGAIALSGMIIKNGIVLADQIELERQNGKSLDDAILDATLNRTMAITMGALTTALGMIPLLSDLLFDQMAATIIGGLVVATALTLLLMPALYKVSFNSQSTTTSQEQLNEQA; encoded by the coding sequence ATGAATCTAGCTGAATTTGCCATTAGACAGCGTGTATTCGTTGTATTTTTCACCGTACTGGCAACCATTGCTGGTATTTATTCATACTTTGATCTCGGTAAGCTCGAAGACCCGTCGTTCACGGTTAAAACCGCGGTTGTTGTGACCTTGTACCCAGGCGCATCAGCAAGTGAGGTTGAACAGCTAGTAACTGACACAGTCGAAACTAAGCTGCAAGAAATGGGTTCACTGAAAACCCTGCGCTCGCTTTCGAAACCCGGCGTATCAATGATTTTTGTCGACCTTGTGAGTGAGCTGCCCAGTGATGCTCTGCCGCAGCAATGGGACTTACTCCGCCGCAAAGTGACTGATATTAAGCTACTGTTGCCACCAGAGGCGCAAATTAGCGTCGTACAAGATGAGTTTTCAGAAGTCTACGGCATGCTATTTGCCATCCATAGCCAGGATGCGCCATCACATCAACTAAAAGATTATGCCAAAGAGCTACAACGTCGCTTAAAAGCAGTATCTGGCATCAAGAAAATTGAACTACATGGCGTACAAAACCGTGTGGTGCATATTGATATCAGCGACGAGCGTATCGCCGAGTCTGGTTTGTCTGCAGCACAGGTAATTAACCAGCTTAATAGCCAGAATATGCCATTGGACTCTGGCAGTTTTAAAATGGGCATTGAGCGCTTGCGCGTTGCGCAAACTGGCGCGTTCACCGATATCGAAGACATCAAAAATGTAATGATAAAATCCGGTGTCGGCCAACTATCAACCGGATTGATTAGGCTTGGCGACATTAGCGATATTTACTATGACTATCAAAAGCCTGCGTTAACTCAAAGCCGCTACAATGGCGAGCCGGCAATCACCCTAGCGGTAAGTCCGGTTAACGGTATTAACGTGGTATCGCTTGGCGATGAGCTCACGCAAATCATCAATGACTTTCAGGCAGAGCTGCCTGTTGGCGTAAACATCAGCACCATTGCATTTCAACCAGAAGAAGTGCACGACTCCATCACCACCTTTATTAACAATCTACTTGAAAGTATTGCGATTGTTGTCGTCGTATTAATGCTATTTATGGGCTGGCAAAGCGCGCTGATTGTGGGCGCGAGTTTATTGCTGACGATTCTTTCAACCTTAATCTTCATGAATTTTGCCGGTATCGACCTCCAACGGGTGTCGGTAGGCTCGTTCATCTTAGCCCTTGGGATGCTGGTCGATAACGCGATTGTCATTGCCGACATGTTCAGCTCAAAACTCAAGCAAGGCAAAGCACGTTTAGCCGCTGCGACTGAAAGCGTTGGCGAAACCGCCCTACCTTTATTGGGTGCTACGCTGATTGCAATTATGGGTGCAAGCCCAGTGATCTTCTCCACCACTGATGCGTCTGAATTTGCCATTTCAGTAGTGCAGATCCTAGCAAGCTCTATGTTGCTGTCGTGGGTAATCGCCATGACCTTTACGCCGCTAATGTGCTGGCTATTTATTAAAACGCCGGAGCAAAGCGACGAGAGCAAGCCAAGTAAGTTCAAAACCGTGTTTACTCGCGTAATCACCTGGACTATCAATAACCCAAAACGCACCATTGCATCAGCGGCACTTGCTGTAGCGCTGACCTTAGTGATCGCGCCTCTGGTAAAGGTTAACTTTATTCCAACTTCCGATCGCGAAATGGTGTTCCTTGATTATTGGCTACCTAATGGCAGCCAAACAGAGCAAGCGTCCAAAGACATGCTAGTGATTGAGAAGTGGTTGATAGAGCGCCCAGAGGTTGAGTCGATTGCCAGCTATATTGGTGCCAGTGCGCCACGTTTTTCGGTAACGGTCGAACCAGAGCCTTTGGATAGCAGTTATGGGCAAATCTTAATTAATACGCATGACTTTCAAAGCATTGAAACCTTAGTGAGTGAGGGTAATCAGTGGCTTGCGCAGCACTTCCCACAAGCTCAACCGAGATTCCGCGCACTCAAGCTAGCAACCAAAGATAAGTTCAGTATTGAGGTTCGCTATTCAGGCCCAGATCCGAAAGTGTTACATGAGCTTTCAAGCCAAGCACAGCAAGTGTTACAGCAACACCCAAATACTCGTTATGTTCGCGACGACTGGCGTCAAGAGAGCAAGGTGTTAGTGCCTATCATCAACCAGGAAAAAGCCCGCCTTGCAGGGGTAAACCGAGCTGATATTTCATTGGCAATCAAGCGTGCGACCGACGGTTTCACCGTGGGACAACTGCGCCAGGAAGACACATTACTGCCAATCATCATGCGCTCACCAAACTCAAGCATTGATGACATGGGTGACATTCCTGTGCGCTCGCTACTTGGCGTACATAGTGTACCGCTCTCGCATGTGGTTGATGGCTTTGAAGTGCGCGGTGAACAAAGCATGCTTTGGCGCCGCGACCGTGTACCAACACTAACGGTTCAAGCAGGTGTACATGGCGAAACCATAGGCAAGGTGCGCAACCAGATTAGCGCACAAATCGAAGCAATTGCGCTACCTCCTGGCTACACCATGGAGTGGGGCGGAGAATATGCTGACGAGCAAGAAGCTATTGACGACATTTTGCTACAAACACCAAAAGCATTTTTGATTATGGTGATCATTCTTGTCGCACTATTTGGCGCCTTTAAACAGCCATTGATCATTCTAACCACAGTGCCACTTGCGGCGATTGGTGTGTGCTGGTCATTGCTGTTGCTCGACAAACCATTTGGTTTTATGGCGCTTGTAGGAGCAATTGCGCTTTCAGGCATGATTATCAAAAACGGCATTGTTCTGGCCGATCAAATCGAGCTTGAAAGACAAAATGGTAAGTCACTGGATGATGCCATTCTCGATGCCACACTTAATCGCACTATGGCGATCACTATGGGTGCACTCACAACGGCGTTAGGGATGATCCCGCTCCTAAGCGATCTGTTATTTGATCAAATGGCAGCCACCATTATTGGCGGGCTCGTTGTTGCTACCGCCCTCACCCTGCTGTTAATGCCAGCACTTTACAAGGTGAGCTTTAACAGCCAATCAACCACTACATCGCAGGAGCAGCTAAATGAACAAGCGTAA
- a CDS encoding LruC domain-containing protein, with the protein MTSLATKTVQSVQQASNNKQGVFDDARLVQNVQHAGANSSGLANRSMMKSSLYLLFAGAGLLMAQGAKASEPFNACPTQAFIVQTPAGNPITYGVDLSTGSYVVLSDAMGVNAAINGTGFSYSDNYLYGWDYDNQTLSRIDNQYQTTPLNLVKHGSVGTTNFYVGDVAIDSNTWFGYRKNLGLFKVELDNANPVMELVTNQSSLVNYNITDFAFHPFDGYLYAVTNGTSGKLLQIDPNTGEYQNLGTVVTASKSFTFGAQFFDPDGNLYMSNNRDGNVYKLNVADANPQAELFSYGPSSTSNDGARCALAEVPVGDSVDFGDAPNSYSTLMSDNGARHGIIEGLSLGKLNDNESDGYPAPLSDDSSDGIDDDDGISMPTGFEIGETAVLLVDVTGSDGYLNAWIDWGQDGEFDAEDRVVSAKKMAPGQSSVMIDVPNWAKAGDTWARFRLSSTPDILPTGGVSDGEVEDYALTVTETGVTMTYYPSSSTYTTLAYEDLFPNQGDFDMNDVVMQLRIVQYEKNNHVRRVGFEAHLVAMGAWYHNGFAIQLPDVARSNVQESAIEWSIQGVKQTQSPLEQGQTNAVMVFSEDLWQHATRGNNCDYFRTEAGCGTSYRASWNMTVPFVEAVDVELMPAFPYDPFIFATPNTDHGLAAKNITDGKNPGRSLEIHLKNKAPTDLFDPRFLGAHDDASSPSQGQYFQDENGMSWAIEVPDNWEHPLEKERLDNAYPEFVDFAADPSGNTNADWYINKIEELVF; encoded by the coding sequence ATGACTTCTTTAGCAACCAAGACTGTTCAGTCAGTCCAACAAGCCTCAAATAATAAGCAGGGTGTTTTTGATGATGCTCGGCTTGTACAAAACGTGCAACATGCCGGTGCCAACAGCAGCGGTCTCGCAAATCGATCAATGATGAAATCTAGTTTATATCTGCTATTTGCAGGTGCTGGTTTACTCATGGCGCAAGGTGCGAAGGCCAGTGAGCCATTTAATGCTTGCCCAACCCAAGCCTTTATTGTGCAAACGCCTGCGGGCAACCCTATTACCTATGGTGTAGACCTTAGTACAGGTAGTTATGTGGTGCTGTCGGATGCAATGGGGGTTAACGCCGCGATTAATGGCACTGGCTTTAGTTACAGCGACAATTATTTATACGGCTGGGACTATGATAATCAAACCTTGAGCCGCATCGACAATCAATATCAAACTACGCCACTTAACTTAGTAAAACACGGCTCGGTTGGAACGACTAACTTCTATGTGGGTGACGTTGCCATTGATAGCAATACCTGGTTTGGTTATCGCAAAAATCTCGGTTTATTCAAGGTTGAGTTAGACAACGCGAATCCTGTGATGGAATTAGTCACCAATCAAAGTAGTTTGGTTAACTACAATATTACCGATTTTGCCTTTCACCCCTTTGATGGTTACCTCTACGCCGTGACTAACGGCACCAGTGGCAAGCTACTGCAAATTGACCCAAATACTGGTGAGTATCAAAACTTAGGTACTGTGGTTACAGCAAGTAAGAGCTTTACCTTTGGCGCGCAGTTCTTTGACCCAGACGGCAACCTTTACATGAGTAACAATCGTGACGGTAACGTGTATAAGCTCAATGTCGCTGATGCAAACCCACAAGCAGAGCTGTTTTCTTATGGTCCTTCTTCAACCTCAAACGATGGCGCGCGTTGCGCCCTTGCTGAAGTGCCAGTCGGTGACTCTGTAGATTTTGGTGATGCGCCAAATTCTTATTCAACGTTAATGTCTGATAATGGCGCCCGCCACGGCATCATTGAAGGCTTGAGTTTAGGTAAGCTAAATGACAATGAATCAGACGGTTACCCTGCGCCATTATCGGACGATTCTAGTGATGGTATTGATGACGATGATGGCATCAGCATGCCAACAGGTTTCGAGATTGGTGAGACTGCGGTGTTGCTGGTGGATGTTACTGGCAGTGATGGCTATCTCAACGCCTGGATTGATTGGGGCCAAGATGGTGAATTTGATGCTGAAGATCGTGTTGTAAGCGCGAAAAAAATGGCACCAGGGCAATCGAGCGTAATGATTGATGTACCTAACTGGGCTAAAGCCGGTGACACCTGGGCGCGTTTTCGTTTAAGTAGCACGCCAGATATTTTACCTACCGGTGGTGTAAGTGATGGTGAGGTTGAAGACTACGCGTTAACAGTGACGGAAACTGGCGTGACGATGACTTATTACCCATCTTCATCAACCTATACCACATTAGCCTATGAAGATTTGTTCCCCAATCAAGGCGATTTTGACATGAACGATGTAGTGATGCAGCTGCGCATTGTTCAGTACGAGAAAAATAATCATGTTCGTCGTGTAGGTTTTGAAGCACATCTAGTCGCTATGGGTGCCTGGTATCACAACGGTTTTGCTATCCAATTGCCGGATGTAGCGCGCAGCAATGTACAAGAATCAGCCATTGAATGGTCAATTCAAGGTGTGAAACAAACTCAGTCGCCGCTAGAACAAGGGCAAACCAATGCCGTGATGGTGTTTAGTGAAGACCTATGGCAGCACGCGACACGCGGTAATAACTGTGACTACTTCAGAACCGAAGCCGGTTGCGGTACTAGCTATCGTGCAAGTTGGAATATGACGGTTCCGTTTGTGGAGGCTGTTGACGTTGAATTAATGCCGGCATTCCCTTACGACCCATTTATCTTTGCCACGCCCAATACCGACCATGGCTTAGCCGCCAAGAACATTACTGATGGCAAGAACCCTGGCCGTTCACTTGAGATACACCTAAAGAACAAAGCGCCGACCGATCTATTCGACCCACGCTTTTTAGGTGCCCATGATGACGCATCATCACCATCTCAAGGTCAATACTTCCAGGATGAAAACGGTATGAGCTGGGCGATTGAAGTGCCTGATAACTGGGAGCACCCATTAGAGAAAGAGCGTTTAGATAATGCATACCCAGAGTTTGTCGATTTTGCAGCAGACCCAAGCGGTAACACGAATGCTGACTGGTACATCAACAAAATTGAAGAGCTGGTGTTTTAA
- a CDS encoding efflux RND transporter periplasmic adaptor subunit yields MPTKQTCILTASLFALTACGNPAATEIKPTQPIAVTNIDQINQQHSLRFSGVVESQNRASLAFRVPGTLQQIMFNQGEHVKAGQVIAQLDPHDFQVRVNELKARLIEAKASLQQAENELKRTQAANKDKAIADVNVERAKTGVARAQAGVEVVSLNLQQAEDSLRYTQLTAPFDGVIGKRNFDNFEQVTPGIGFVTIHQPQSIQAVIDISESLLSEVYRGQQAIISSADTEQTLVGQISEITTIADPIKRTYSATIKIEQGGELYYPGKVINARINPTEQSAATYCVPSSAIFTVDQQTHVSKVESATVKMMPVELIRAGLDTSCIQGSFTGNESIIIAGAAFLDDGADASNIVDLGMTK; encoded by the coding sequence ATGCCAACTAAACAAACCTGCATACTCACAGCAAGCTTATTCGCGCTTACTGCTTGTGGTAATCCAGCCGCAACTGAAATTAAACCCACTCAACCAATCGCTGTAACCAATATTGACCAAATAAACCAGCAGCATAGCCTGCGCTTTTCTGGTGTGGTTGAGTCTCAAAATAGAGCGAGTCTCGCGTTTCGCGTACCTGGCACGCTGCAGCAAATCATGTTCAACCAAGGTGAGCACGTAAAAGCCGGGCAAGTTATCGCACAGCTCGATCCACACGATTTTCAAGTACGAGTTAATGAACTAAAAGCCCGACTAATTGAGGCAAAAGCATCACTTCAACAAGCAGAGAATGAGCTAAAACGCACCCAGGCTGCAAACAAAGACAAAGCTATTGCTGACGTTAATGTCGAACGCGCTAAAACCGGTGTTGCCCGTGCTCAAGCGGGAGTTGAAGTCGTATCGCTTAATTTGCAACAGGCCGAAGATTCATTGCGCTATACCCAGTTAACAGCGCCATTTGATGGCGTGATTGGCAAGCGTAACTTTGACAACTTTGAACAGGTTACCCCAGGAATTGGCTTTGTCACCATTCACCAGCCGCAATCTATTCAAGCAGTAATTGATATCTCTGAGTCATTACTAAGCGAGGTTTATCGCGGGCAACAAGCCATTATTAGCAGCGCTGATACTGAGCAAACCTTAGTTGGGCAAATCAGTGAAATCACTACTATTGCAGACCCAATTAAGCGCACTTACAGCGCAACAATCAAGATTGAACAAGGTGGTGAGCTTTACTACCCGGGTAAGGTGATTAACGCGCGTATTAACCCAACGGAGCAATCTGCAGCGACTTACTGCGTGCCATCTAGTGCTATCTTCACGGTTGATCAGCAAACTCATGTGTCAAAAGTCGAATCTGCAACCGTTAAGATGATGCCAGTAGAGCTTATTCGCGCTGGGCTCGACACTAGCTGTATTCAAGGCTCATTTACCGGCAATGAGAGCATCATCATTGCTGGCGCAGCTTTCTTAGACGATGGCGCCGACGCCAGTAATATTGTTGATCTAGGAATGACTAAATGA
- a CDS encoding LysR family transcriptional regulator, giving the protein MNINDLELFIAVAKLGSFSKAADSFDTRRALVSRRIGELEKQLGAPLFIRTTRAMSLTPSGEQFLEQVEPLVGQFLNAARMVENQQSQLQGKLRIGLLPFMERLLDRQIAEFMRKHPQIKLEIFMVSGGYRELTRLGLDFVIDVGKLEDSSFVAKKLTSFKLKLFATPEYLAQHDEITCVEDLAQHSMIASTGGTIQNHIMIDDQTFSIDYSLITNDFSSLFSFCLAGAGIAFLPYSLVTEHLENQQLVSILPEIESDYIDSYLVYPSRQHMSLAAKMFASNIIDVAQELDKSESAYYSNKLK; this is encoded by the coding sequence TTGAATATCAATGACTTAGAGTTATTTATAGCGGTTGCTAAACTCGGTAGCTTTTCTAAAGCCGCAGATTCATTTGATACCAGACGCGCGTTAGTTAGCCGCCGCATCGGCGAGCTAGAAAAACAATTAGGCGCGCCACTTTTTATTCGTACCACCCGCGCAATGTCGCTAACTCCTAGTGGCGAGCAATTCTTAGAGCAAGTGGAGCCTTTAGTTGGGCAATTTCTCAATGCTGCCCGAATGGTTGAAAACCAGCAATCTCAGTTACAAGGGAAGCTTAGAATTGGTCTCTTGCCATTTATGGAGCGACTGCTCGATAGGCAAATAGCGGAGTTCATGCGAAAGCACCCACAAATCAAACTTGAGATCTTTATGGTCTCAGGCGGCTATCGCGAGCTGACTCGGCTCGGGTTAGATTTTGTCATTGATGTAGGCAAGCTAGAAGACAGCAGCTTTGTTGCCAAAAAGCTCACATCTTTCAAGCTAAAGCTGTTTGCTACACCAGAGTATCTGGCGCAGCACGATGAAATTACTTGTGTGGAAGACTTAGCGCAACACTCAATGATTGCCTCAACCGGCGGCACAATTCAAAACCATATCATGATCGATGACCAGACTTTTTCTATCGATTACAGCCTAATCACCAACGACTTTAGTTCCCTGTTTAGTTTTTGTCTTGCCGGTGCTGGAATCGCTTTTCTGCCCTACAGTCTTGTCACTGAGCATCTAGAAAACCAACAATTAGTCAGTATCTTGCCTGAGATTGAATCTGACTATATTGACTCATATCTGGTTTACCCAAGTCGTCAACATATGTCACTAGCCGCAAAAATGTTTGCCAGCAATATTATTGATGTCGCGCAAGAACTGGATAAGTCAGAATCGGCTTACTACTCAAATAAATTAAAATAA
- a CDS encoding sulfite exporter TauE/SafE family protein, producing the protein MTIVDPLSLILASIIMFAGALTQSLIGFGLAVVATPLLYIVDPDLVPVPVILMGFSISALTLYRERSALEFNGLQYALIGRVPGGLLGASLLILAPADILGLMIAGIVLLAVLLSIYKITAPVNKLTLFIAGIFSGIFGNIAAIGGPPLAILLAGKAAADFRAALSAFFVFSSMIALAILAIYGLVQWQHLVIAAMLLPSVILGHKVAGKYVHNIDKDLTRKVTFILCSLSALILATKSIISLMAT; encoded by the coding sequence ATGACAATAGTCGACCCGTTAAGTCTTATCCTAGCTTCAATCATCATGTTTGCTGGTGCGCTAACTCAAAGCCTAATTGGCTTTGGTTTAGCAGTTGTGGCAACGCCGCTGTTGTATATTGTCGACCCAGACTTAGTGCCAGTGCCGGTCATATTAATGGGCTTTTCGATTTCAGCGTTAACCTTATATCGCGAGCGCAGCGCGCTTGAATTTAACGGACTGCAATATGCACTCATTGGCCGCGTGCCAGGCGGACTCCTTGGTGCCAGTCTACTGATACTCGCACCAGCTGATATTCTCGGCCTAATGATTGCGGGTATTGTGCTGCTAGCAGTGTTACTGAGCATCTATAAAATCACTGCGCCCGTGAATAAGCTCACCTTGTTTATTGCTGGGATCTTTTCGGGGATTTTTGGCAATATTGCCGCGATTGGCGGCCCGCCATTAGCAATACTGTTAGCTGGCAAAGCCGCTGCTGACTTTCGCGCTGCTTTATCTGCGTTTTTTGTGTTTAGCTCAATGATAGCACTGGCCATATTGGCGATATATGGATTAGTACAATGGCAACATCTCGTTATCGCTGCCATGCTTTTGCCCTCTGTGATATTAGGGCACAAAGTGGCTGGTAAATATGTACACAATATTGATAAAGACCTGACGCGAAAAGTCACCTTTATTTTGTGTAGCTTAAGCGCGCTCATCCTGGCTACTAAATCAATTATTAGCTTAATGGCTACTTAG